In Gadus chalcogrammus isolate NIFS_2021 chromosome 1, NIFS_Gcha_1.0, whole genome shotgun sequence, one DNA window encodes the following:
- the LOC130384274 gene encoding receptor-type tyrosine-protein phosphatase V-like, with protein MRIRTFSKAHIRQEFQLRCQSLSVNDNMGFKQEFEELNDVGKELPTRAGELEVNKEKNRYPHILPYDHCRVRLSLQDAQPNGDYINANFVPGGSSERDFICTQGPLRSTMTDFWRMVWEQNVSIIVMVTALRHKDVVLCDQYWSKARGTVYHGPFQVNTVSCNQGPHVSITTINLKQRGYPTEKVVTHYYYPSWPDRGVPRDTSALCGLAEHVRQHIEATPRLGPAVVHCSAGVGRSGAFVTLLWLMQLCERGVSPDIRAAVEDLRMHRLWMVQNVEQYVLVHQCLLNWLSRGTVANLDSGPQSKGVPFNSGRSQVRIRGSSGQGNRARRSHQHQPPRAQPDQTLSNVQQLLDPRNLLRRILPASLQLPQTSSEPKPTKQNFENVPFKP; from the exons ATGAG AATTCGAACTTTCTCAAAAGCGCACATTAGACAGGAATTCCAGCTACGATGTCAATCACTCTCTGTCAACGACAACATGGGCTTTAAGCAGGAGTTTGAG GAGCTAAATGATGTTGGCAAAGAACTGCCCACTAGGGCAGGGGAACTGGAGGTTAATAAGGAGAAGAACCGCTACCCCCACATCCTGCCAT ATGACCACTGTCGGGTGAGGCTGTCCCTGCAGGACGCCCAGCCCAATGGCGACTATATCAACGCAAACTTTGTGCCT GGCGGCAGCTCGGAGAGAGACTTCATCTGCACCCAGGGCCCTTTACGCAGCACCATGACCGACTTCTGGAGGATGGTCTGGGAGCAGAACGTCAGTATAATTGTCATGGTGACCGCCCTGCGGCACAAGGACGTG GTGCTATGTGATCAATACTGGTCTAAGGCCAGAGGAACCGTTTATCACGGGCCTTTCCAAGTCAACACGGTGTCCTGCAACCAGGGTCCACATGTTTCCATCACCACCATTAATCTGAAGCAG agagGATATCCAACAGAAAAAGTAGTTACACACTACTACTACCCTTCTTGGCCCGACCGGGGGGTTCCTAGAGACACCTCAGCCCTCTGTGGTCTAGCTGAGCATGTGCGGCAGCATATAGAAGCAACGCCGCGGCTGGGGCCTGCCGTAGTGCATTGCAG CGCTGGCGTTGGCAGATCGGGGGCCTTTGTAACGCTGCTGTGGCTGATGCAGCTGTGTGAGCGAGGCGTGAGTCCGGACATCCGGGCGGCTGTGGAGGACCTGCGGATGCACCGGCTGTGGATGGTCCAGAACGTG GAGCAGTATGTACTGGTTCATCAATGTCTGCTCAACTGGCTGAGCAGAGGCACAGTGGCAAATCTTGACAg CGGTCCACAGAGTAAAGGAGTGCCATTCAACAGCGGCCGGAGTCAGGTCCGCATCCGGGGCTCATCGGGTCAGGGAAACAGAGCGAGGAGGAGCCATCAGCATCAACCACCAAGAGCTCAGCCAGACCAAACACTGAGCAACGTTCAACAGCTGCTGGACCCCAGGAACCTACTGAGGAGAATACTGCCCGCTTCTCTTCAGCTTCCACAAACGTCGTCGGAACCCAAACCAACAAAACagaactttgaaaatgttccCTTCAAGCCTTAG